A DNA window from Desulfonauticus submarinus contains the following coding sequences:
- a CDS encoding sigma-70 family RNA polymerase sigma factor, producing the protein MNFSRQKLPQTLPEKSLKLKTNKGGYPQIKDSLSLYLKEINNFPILSPEEEIELAKRYHEKNDQEAAFKLITSNLRLVVKIAMDFQRRWMQNILDLIQEGNIGLMKAVQKFDPDKGIKFSYYASFWIKAYILKFIMDNWRMVKIGTTQAQRKLFYNLNKEKQRLEAMGIVPDAETISSNLNVSEKEVIEMGKRMGQQDLSLDMPLNDDEEFTPLHVIPALEGTIEEKLFQEETANILQEKLKTLLPKLNEKEKDILELRLLAENPLTLREIGEKYGITRERVRQIEARLLQKIKKHLKEEISDFSKDWILDA; encoded by the coding sequence ATGAACTTTTCTCGCCAAAAATTACCCCAAACTCTTCCTGAAAAATCATTAAAACTAAAAACGAACAAAGGTGGCTATCCTCAAATAAAAGATAGCCTTAGCTTATATTTAAAAGAAATTAATAATTTTCCTATACTCTCTCCAGAAGAAGAAATAGAACTAGCCAAAAGATATCATGAAAAAAATGACCAAGAAGCTGCCTTTAAGCTTATTACATCTAATCTTCGTCTAGTAGTAAAAATTGCTATGGATTTTCAAAGAAGATGGATGCAAAATATCTTAGACCTCATTCAAGAAGGCAATATTGGGCTTATGAAAGCAGTCCAAAAATTTGATCCAGATAAAGGAATTAAATTCTCATACTATGCATCCTTTTGGATAAAGGCCTACATTTTGAAATTTATTATGGATAACTGGCGGATGGTAAAAATCGGAACAACCCAAGCCCAAAGAAAGCTCTTTTATAACCTAAACAAAGAAAAACAACGCCTAGAAGCAATGGGTATTGTGCCTGACGCGGAAACCATTTCTTCAAACTTAAATGTCTCAGAAAAAGAAGTCATAGAAATGGGAAAACGAATGGGACAACAAGACCTCTCTCTGGATATGCCGTTAAATGATGATGAAGAATTTACTCCTCTGCATGTCATTCCCGCATTAGAAGGAACTATTGAAGAAAAACTTTTTCAAGAAGAAACCGCCAATATTCTTCAAGAAAAATTAAAAACACTCTTGCCTAAGTTAAATGAAAAAGAAAAAGACATTCTAGAATTAAGACTACTTGCAGAAAATCCTTTAACCCTAAGAGAAATTGGAGAAAAATACGGAATTACTAGAGAAAGAGTACGCCAAATTGAAGCTAGATTACTCCAAAAAATCAAAAAACACTTAAAAGAAGAAATTTCTGACTTTTCTAAGGATTGGATTTTAGATGCATAA
- a CDS encoding HD domain-containing protein: MHKIFEQLKIEAKKIASQNMPKFYTLFVKEQRQSHAFFFDNPLIYRLREDVLPFLLDKTGHGIDHAKKVAIDASTLILLECKKLPQKTVKRLFLLAQIAGLLHDICRYEPNHAQKGAELSLKILEEYPLDTVEKQSIAFAIQEHEAFSSQKQPKDEYQEIISAVLYDADKFRWGPDNFTTTLWEISTTKEWSPLDLKNKLPQALDFISKINTTFRTNTGMHFGPEIIECGLNIGKYMYQTLNQLENYA; the protein is encoded by the coding sequence ATGCATAAGATATTTGAACAGTTAAAAATAGAGGCTAAAAAAATAGCAAGCCAAAATATGCCTAAATTTTATACTCTTTTTGTAAAAGAGCAAAGACAATCTCATGCATTTTTCTTTGATAATCCTTTAATATATAGATTGCGAGAAGATGTTTTACCTTTTTTGCTAGACAAAACAGGTCATGGCATTGACCATGCTAAAAAAGTAGCTATTGATGCAAGCACGCTCATCCTACTAGAATGTAAAAAACTACCTCAAAAAACAGTAAAAAGACTGTTTCTTTTAGCTCAAATAGCAGGCCTACTCCATGATATTTGCAGATATGAACCCAATCATGCTCAAAAAGGAGCAGAACTAAGTTTAAAAATACTTGAAGAATATCCTTTGGATACAGTGGAAAAGCAAAGTATTGCCTTTGCTATTCAAGAACATGAGGCATTCTCTTCTCAAAAACAACCAAAGGATGAATATCAAGAAATAATTAGTGCTGTATTATACGATGCAGATAAATTTCGCTGGGGGCCAGATAACTTCACAACAACTTTATGGGAAATCTCTACTACAAAAGAATGGTCTCCACTAGACTTAAAAAACAAACTTCCTCAGGCATTAGACTTTATTTCTAAAATAAACACTACTTTTCGCACCAATACTGGCATGCACTTTGGTCCAGAAATAATTGAGTGTGGTCTCAATATTGGGAAATATATGTATCAAACTCTCAACCAACTGGAGAATTATGCGTAA
- a CDS encoding tetratricopeptide repeat protein — MRKLILFILTISLCFSCAKQVNKATSSSQPLTPKAQKIYTFLKFWRLEEKGLFEEAKKQADKLLSLAPCPYVYLEVANFYWRNLKFEKARNILKQGIQKWPKEKNLYLSLAKSYLAEKRFQSAQTTLETYLQLCPKDYSIYPEIAAIYIETENYTKVIDLLQKLPASQHTKITLYYLGRANFELGMALKAENYLKKALKKDENFFQAWAELAYIYESTKRYAEAEEVYSKLLQEENNNEQLILRLIKLNLKLNNSKRALNFIKKYNLSLDNKLNAVLDFIDYKYYNIANKLLDDIVKQNGYSDRIYFFYALLYYEKDKNIDKSIYWLNKIDKKSKYYNRALKFKIQMLLDSNKIKKAKEILSKALSFFPKDKEFVILEINLFEQTNQYKTALKKINKYLQIWPKEKELLYRKALILEHLKKREQALRLMQKVISLYPDYDPALNFVGYILAEEGKDLDRAKVLIEEALKLDPENGYYLDSLAWVYFKQQKYQKAWKIIQQAVDKVKDDPTIWEHYGDIAFNLRLFNKAKQGYVKALKLKPNNLKLKQKLKQLK; from the coding sequence ATGCGTAAATTAATACTTTTTATTCTAACTATATCCTTATGTTTCTCCTGTGCTAAACAGGTAAATAAAGCTACCTCCTCTTCCCAACCTCTAACACCAAAAGCGCAAAAAATATATACATTTCTTAAATTTTGGAGGCTAGAGGAAAAAGGTTTATTTGAAGAAGCAAAAAAACAAGCTGATAAATTACTATCTCTTGCACCATGTCCCTATGTTTACTTAGAAGTAGCCAACTTTTATTGGAGAAATTTAAAATTTGAAAAAGCCCGCAACATCTTAAAACAAGGGATTCAAAAATGGCCAAAAGAAAAGAATCTTTACCTCTCTCTTGCTAAATCATATTTAGCAGAAAAACGTTTTCAATCAGCCCAGACCACTCTTGAAACTTATTTGCAACTCTGCCCCAAAGACTATTCTATTTATCCTGAAATTGCTGCTATTTATATAGAAACAGAAAACTATACCAAGGTAATAGATTTACTTCAAAAACTTCCTGCTTCTCAACACACTAAAATAACTCTCTATTATTTAGGACGAGCTAACTTTGAACTAGGAATGGCTTTAAAAGCTGAAAATTATCTAAAAAAAGCCTTAAAAAAGGATGAAAACTTTTTTCAAGCATGGGCAGAGTTAGCTTATATTTATGAAAGTACAAAAAGATATGCAGAAGCAGAAGAAGTATACTCAAAACTTCTTCAAGAAGAAAACAATAATGAACAATTAATTTTAAGACTTATAAAGTTAAATCTAAAGTTAAACAATTCTAAAAGAGCACTTAACTTCATCAAAAAATATAATTTATCTTTAGATAATAAATTAAATGCTGTTTTAGATTTCATAGATTATAAATATTACAACATAGCAAATAAATTATTGGATGATATTGTAAAACAAAATGGATATTCAGATAGGATATACTTTTTCTATGCTTTATTATACTATGAAAAAGATAAAAATATAGATAAAAGCATTTATTGGCTAAACAAAATAGATAAAAAAAGTAAATATTATAATAGAGCTCTGAAATTTAAAATCCAAATGCTACTAGATAGTAATAAAATTAAAAAAGCTAAAGAAATTCTCTCTAAAGCTTTATCTTTTTTCCCTAAAGACAAAGAGTTTGTTATTCTTGAAATAAATCTTTTTGAACAAACCAACCAATATAAAACAGCCTTAAAAAAAATCAACAAATATCTTCAGATATGGCCTAAAGAAAAAGAATTACTATATCGCAAGGCTTTAATTCTAGAACACTTAAAAAAACGGGAGCAAGCTCTTAGGTTAATGCAGAAGGTAATCTCTCTTTATCCAGATTATGATCCAGCTCTAAATTTTGTAGGCTATATTTTAGCAGAAGAAGGTAAAGACTTGGATAGAGCAAAAGTCTTAATAGAAGAAGCTCTAAAACTTGATCCTGAAAATGGATATTATCTTGACTCCTTAGCATGGGTTTATTTTAAACAACAAAAATATCAAAAAGCATGGAAAATAATCCAACAAGCGGTAGACAAAGTAAAAGATGATCCTACCATTTGGGAACATTATGGGGATATAGCCTTTAATCTAAGGCTATTTAACAAAGCCAAACAAGGATACGTTAAGGCCTTAAAATTAAAACCAAATAATCTAAAACTTAAACAAAAATTAAAACAATTAAAATAA
- the rpiB gene encoding ribose 5-phosphate isomerase B, which translates to MENKKILVFGSDHAGINLKRTLMDFFHPEFEILDVGTKETSSCDYPVYARNLCVKVLEHQTLGILICGTGIGMSITANRFKGIRAALCINEYMAIKAREHNDANVLCLGERVVGVDLAKHIASAFIKTKFAGERHLKRIELIEKLI; encoded by the coding sequence ATGGAAAACAAAAAAATTCTTGTCTTTGGATCAGACCATGCTGGAATAAACCTAAAAAGAACCCTAATGGACTTCTTTCATCCAGAATTTGAAATACTTGATGTTGGGACAAAAGAAACAAGCAGCTGTGACTATCCTGTATATGCCAGAAACCTATGTGTAAAAGTGCTAGAACACCAAACACTAGGAATACTGATCTGTGGAACAGGTATTGGAATGAGTATCACAGCCAATAGGTTCAAAGGGATTCGCGCAGCTCTATGTATTAATGAATATATGGCCATTAAAGCAAGAGAACATAATGATGCTAATGTTCTTTGCTTAGGAGAAAGAGTTGTAGGCGTAGATCTAGCTAAACACATTGCCTCTGCTTTTATAAAAACTAAATTTGCTGGGGAAAGACATCTTAAAAGAATCGAGTTAATAGAAAAGCTAATTTAA
- a CDS encoding protein-disulfide reductase DsbD family protein, translated as MQLSKYSNLNKNKKILSLCILFLIFFLQVQNIFPQKLKPYKFKSSIYFSTQSKNNIFVFWITPKKNWHFYAPSKGDHQQSTRITAYIDNIQLPVYYPPASYIPNPIDPRESIAVYKNATPFFIIIPSSLLSKKLYLHLKLLLCSATKCFPLEQNIEFTLKYPKKKIPSSLQSILSRSKPKMFFKAQPSLQVYKQLPKFSPQPIFPHLETKSLTQAILFGFLAGLILNLMPCILPVIGLKLRAFQSILTQQKQIKIFKTHNFFFILGILTYFSILALFLAWTKVSWGEIFQTPKFILGILFFIFILALSMFELCQLPMLNLSKPSPHLKTEAFLTGLFITLLATPCSGPLLGGVLAWTLNNSPLITFIVFISIGIGLSFPYIIITFYPNLIIFFPKTGKWNLLLEKIIGFLLLATCIYLLYLLPSLFLFKTLIVLLTISFLLWIYKNFLINNSNHIIKFLYKILFVIYLMTSILWISNINKNDNIWTTYKTNTFLNIIGKKHILVDFTANWCPTCKVLEKTVLTKKFIRKLHKQYDIITIKVDLTTNNIEGKQLLNALNSQSIPLVAFFPKQNPLRPIIFRDVFTQKLIEKTLSKYFK; from the coding sequence ATGCAACTATCTAAATACTCCAATCTTAATAAAAATAAAAAAATTTTAAGTCTATGTATTCTTTTTTTAATTTTTTTCTTACAGGTTCAAAATATTTTTCCTCAAAAACTTAAACCTTATAAATTTAAATCATCTATTTATTTTTCAACACAATCCAAAAACAACATTTTTGTTTTTTGGATAACGCCTAAAAAAAACTGGCATTTTTATGCCCCTAGTAAAGGGGATCATCAGCAGTCTACGCGTATAACTGCTTATATAGATAATATACAACTACCTGTTTACTATCCACCTGCCTCCTATATTCCTAATCCTATAGATCCTCGTGAATCAATTGCGGTGTACAAAAATGCAACTCCTTTTTTTATTATAATACCTTCTTCTCTTTTATCAAAAAAACTATACCTCCATCTAAAATTACTATTATGCTCTGCAACCAAATGCTTTCCCCTAGAACAAAATATTGAATTTACTTTAAAATATCCTAAAAAAAAGATTCCTTCCTCTCTTCAAAGTATTCTCTCTAGGTCTAAGCCCAAGATGTTCTTCAAAGCACAACCTTCTCTCCAAGTTTATAAGCAACTTCCTAAATTTTCTCCTCAACCTATTTTTCCTCACTTAGAAACCAAAAGCCTAACTCAAGCAATTCTATTTGGTTTTTTAGCAGGACTTATTTTAAACCTAATGCCTTGTATACTACCTGTAATAGGTCTCAAATTAAGAGCTTTTCAAAGCATTTTAACTCAACAAAAACAAATAAAAATATTTAAAACCCATAACTTCTTTTTTATTTTAGGTATCTTAACCTATTTTTCTATATTAGCCCTATTCTTGGCTTGGACCAAAGTCTCGTGGGGAGAAATTTTTCAAACTCCTAAGTTTATACTGGGAATCTTATTTTTTATCTTTATTTTAGCTCTTTCGATGTTTGAATTATGTCAGCTACCTATGCTAAATCTTAGCAAACCAAGCCCACACTTAAAAACAGAAGCTTTCTTAACAGGACTTTTTATAACCCTTTTAGCAACGCCATGCAGTGGCCCTCTACTTGGCGGGGTATTAGCTTGGACACTTAACAATTCTCCTTTAATAACGTTTATTGTCTTTATAAGCATAGGAATTGGTTTGTCTTTCCCATATATTATTATAACTTTTTATCCTAACCTTATCATCTTTTTTCCAAAAACTGGAAAATGGAATCTTTTGTTAGAAAAAATAATTGGATTTTTACTTCTAGCTACTTGTATATATTTACTATATCTACTTCCATCATTATTTTTATTTAAAACATTGATAGTTTTATTAACTATATCATTTCTTTTATGGATATACAAAAATTTCTTAATTAATAATAGTAACCATATTATCAAATTTTTATATAAAATATTATTTGTAATTTATTTGATGACATCTATATTATGGATATCTAACATAAATAAAAATGATAATATTTGGACAACTTACAAAACTAATACCTTTCTAAATATCATCGGTAAAAAACATATATTAGTAGATTTTACAGCAAACTGGTGTCCAACATGTAAGGTATTAGAAAAAACTGTTCTAACAAAAAAATTTATAAGAAAATTACATAAACAATATGATATTATCACAATTAAGGTGGATTTAACTACTAATAACATTGAAGGAAAGCAGCTTTTAAATGCTCTAAATAGCCAAAGCATTCCATTGGTGGCTTTTTTCCCTAAACAAAATCCCTTACGACCTATAATATTTAGGGATGTATTTACTCAAAAATTGATAGAAAAAACTCTTAGCAAATATTTCAAATAA